A single Paenibacillus sp. FSL R5-0517 DNA region contains:
- a CDS encoding SMI1/KNR4 family protein has translation MSSKIHEFMSWAESNGWIITQKSNCHLDLDVSFITRYKVIPEEYLDFLRVMERCITPDEKTWFLCESEYKNSSDADFQWNEFELLSLEAANEDDQWRSEITTWWNHYLPIMISVNGVYSFYAIDLSNEIGAIVYGEEPEFEEIKKVANHLNEFMELIMSKSIALY, from the coding sequence TTGAGCAGCAAAATCCATGAATTTATGAGTTGGGCTGAGTCAAACGGTTGGATCATAACTCAGAAATCGAATTGTCATTTAGATTTAGATGTTAGTTTCATAACTAGATACAAAGTTATTCCTGAAGAATATTTAGATTTTTTACGTGTTATGGAACGATGCATTACTCCTGATGAAAAGACATGGTTCCTTTGTGAGAGTGAATACAAAAATAGCTCAGATGCTGATTTTCAATGGAATGAATTTGAACTGCTCAGCTTGGAAGCAGCAAACGAGGACGATCAATGGAGATCAGAAATAACGACATGGTGGAATCATTATCTACCAATCATGATTTCTGTTAACGGTGTTTATTCCTTCTATGCTATTGACTTATCCAATGAAATAGGAGCCATCGTATATGGAGAAGAACCAGAATTTGAAGAAATTAAAAAAGTGGCTAATCATCTGAATGAGTTTATGGAACTCATTATGTCGAAATCGATAGCACTTTATTGA
- a CDS encoding histidine kinase codes for MTLKKRIFLLFFLSAFIPFISIFAISYYTIDSIFANKIDDGIRSNLQQVTSSLDNSITNMNHVTQQLSYRGTLGKSMDEFLNPSSDIFQLIEARDELKSELSVVTFTNPNIGLTLYYFDKEGTTQFSNFPIKDRLSFDSLPVLFQTYGIKYYGPHISMNRFDDQLVLSAMRKVQLSKRDDVYIYVESGFRLTQDILGYNQYNGALSHLILDGTGNIVYSEIPEAMKVGENFSSLTADPAKDGISRGYHWFKEDSSQKWSVVSVISQAQYQQEKNQWLLQILLVALFFLGFTVFLAWLLWKMVYKPLGLFHSEIDGMSKNPQTTGSRARTQIPEFDFLLGEFSNMQHQIGDLFKEVQQKEKIRADLEVEKLLYQINPHFLMNTLDTVHWLAVMNGQGEIDKLVQSLNKLLYYNLGKLGQVSTMEEEIDALRQYLILQQIRYDFEFDVRITADEQVLQIPVPRFILQPLVENSLYHGLSDEGFIQIEVTCTATLNIMIQDNGAGMTEETIHNLLNNRVAEQQKVGMGIGLNYVHRMLKAQYGDQAQLVIESELGTGTSILLVLPIKGEDISA; via the coding sequence ATGACTCTTAAAAAAAGAATATTTTTACTGTTCTTTCTCAGTGCGTTTATCCCTTTTATCAGCATATTTGCAATCTCTTATTATACTATTGACTCCATCTTCGCCAATAAAATTGATGATGGCATCCGTAGCAATTTACAGCAGGTCACGTCCTCATTGGACAATTCAATCACCAATATGAATCACGTTACCCAGCAATTGTCCTACAGGGGAACTTTGGGCAAAAGCATGGATGAATTCTTGAATCCGTCTTCTGATATCTTTCAATTGATTGAGGCCAGGGACGAATTAAAGAGCGAGTTAAGTGTGGTCACATTTACCAATCCCAACATCGGACTGACGCTATATTACTTTGATAAAGAAGGTACAACGCAGTTTAGCAACTTTCCAATCAAGGATCGTTTATCTTTTGACTCTTTACCTGTGCTCTTCCAAACCTATGGCATTAAATACTATGGCCCTCATATCAGTATGAACCGATTCGATGACCAACTCGTTCTGTCCGCTATGCGAAAAGTACAACTCTCCAAGAGGGACGATGTGTACATTTACGTGGAGTCCGGCTTTCGGCTTACACAGGATATCTTGGGTTACAATCAATACAACGGCGCATTATCTCACCTCATCCTGGATGGTACAGGAAACATTGTGTACAGTGAGATACCGGAGGCCATGAAGGTCGGCGAGAATTTCTCCAGCTTAACAGCCGATCCTGCGAAGGACGGAATATCCCGAGGGTATCACTGGTTCAAGGAGGATTCCTCACAGAAATGGAGTGTCGTATCGGTCATTTCGCAGGCTCAATATCAACAGGAGAAAAACCAGTGGTTGCTTCAAATTTTGCTGGTCGCTTTATTTTTCCTCGGCTTTACCGTGTTTCTCGCTTGGCTCCTGTGGAAGATGGTATACAAACCACTCGGGCTGTTCCATTCGGAAATCGATGGGATGTCCAAGAATCCTCAAACGACCGGGAGCCGAGCTCGTACTCAGATTCCCGAATTTGATTTTCTGCTCGGTGAATTTTCGAATATGCAGCATCAGATTGGTGACCTCTTCAAGGAAGTTCAGCAGAAAGAGAAGATTCGTGCAGACCTGGAAGTGGAAAAACTGCTCTATCAGATTAACCCGCACTTTCTGATGAATACACTGGATACGGTGCACTGGTTGGCCGTCATGAATGGTCAAGGGGAGATCGACAAGCTGGTGCAATCATTGAACAAGCTGCTTTATTACAATTTGGGCAAATTAGGGCAAGTATCCACGATGGAAGAGGAGATTGATGCGTTAAGACAATATCTGATTTTGCAGCAAATTCGCTATGACTTTGAATTTGACGTCCGCATTACTGCAGATGAACAAGTGCTTCAAATTCCTGTGCCCCGCTTTATTCTGCAACCGCTGGTTGAAAATTCGTTATATCATGGATTGAGTGACGAAGGTTTTATTCAGATTGAAGTGACATGCACTGCAACGCTGAACATTATGATACAAGATAATGGTGCAGGCATGACCGAAGAAACCATTCATAATCTGCTAAACAATCGTGTAGCTGAACAACAAAAAGTAGGGATGGGCATCGGGCTCAATTACGTTCACCGCATGTTGAAGGCACAGTACGGGGACCAAGCACAACTGGTGATCGAGAGTGAATTGGGGACAGGGACAAGCATCCTGCTCGTACTGCCTATTAAAGGAGAAGATATCTCGGCATGA
- a CDS encoding response regulator has translation MIKVLIVDDDKLVRKGISSAMPWNEFNMEVVGEASNGAKALDFLKTQPVDLMLTDLAMPVMSGIELMRAARQLYPELHIVVLTLHQDFDYIQEALRLGAIDYIAKVQLEKEQFEHVLQRIHTRINGLTNTIRKMPSQNEINVHYQHVYALVSQDRKSEPKWPMEITAHEDEIRWEVERNSCMWAVRPSEEDQLFHQLKELLHQDAHSTLLVLSDVQERTWSQIKNWIMNYTDTSFFYAYNPNNQVITVSMNEDNTSLKEPQDEDIDRIKQSWFQTPWTHNDSYYNQLIDQFISLRLHKGQLMGLLYSIVMEWNHLFAQTTLGRIAMIHSFESWYEVEAWIKQTAASIQKADAQTSYSQEIIDAVKKAVRIVQNDMEQAYTASGLSQQLNISRSYFSQCFKDLMGRTFNEYSRYIRVEKSKEYLLNTNNTIFWIAERVGYTDEKYFSRIFRELTGLLPSEYRQLGRGNK, from the coding sequence ATGATTAAGGTATTAATTGTAGATGATGATAAGTTGGTACGCAAAGGCATTAGCTCTGCGATGCCATGGAACGAGTTCAACATGGAGGTTGTAGGAGAGGCAAGTAACGGGGCGAAAGCACTGGATTTCCTGAAAACCCAACCGGTCGATCTGATGCTGACGGATCTTGCGATGCCCGTTATGTCAGGGATTGAACTGATGCGAGCTGCGAGGCAGCTCTATCCGGAACTTCATATCGTTGTGTTAACCCTGCATCAGGATTTCGATTATATCCAGGAAGCACTTAGACTCGGAGCCATTGACTATATAGCCAAAGTCCAGCTGGAGAAAGAACAATTCGAGCATGTTTTGCAACGGATACATACCCGAATCAACGGGTTGACGAACACGATCAGAAAGATGCCTTCGCAGAATGAAATCAACGTCCATTATCAACATGTGTATGCACTGGTTTCACAGGATCGCAAATCAGAGCCTAAGTGGCCAATGGAGATAACTGCACATGAAGATGAGATTAGGTGGGAGGTTGAGCGTAATAGCTGCATGTGGGCTGTTCGTCCATCGGAAGAGGATCAACTCTTTCATCAATTGAAAGAATTGTTGCATCAAGATGCCCATAGTACGTTGTTGGTTTTGTCTGATGTACAAGAGCGCACATGGTCACAGATCAAAAACTGGATTATGAATTATACAGATACTTCATTTTTCTATGCGTACAACCCCAATAACCAAGTCATTACCGTTTCGATGAATGAGGACAACACGAGTTTAAAAGAACCGCAGGATGAAGATATCGATCGAATTAAGCAAAGTTGGTTCCAGACACCATGGACCCACAACGACAGTTACTACAACCAACTCATTGACCAGTTTATATCATTACGATTACATAAAGGTCAGTTGATGGGATTGCTGTACTCGATCGTTATGGAATGGAACCACCTTTTTGCCCAAACTACGCTTGGAAGAATCGCCATGATTCATTCTTTTGAGTCCTGGTACGAGGTTGAAGCATGGATCAAGCAGACAGCTGCAAGCATTCAAAAAGCAGATGCCCAGACTTCCTATTCGCAGGAAATCATCGATGCCGTTAAGAAAGCAGTGAGGATCGTACAAAATGATATGGAGCAGGCCTATACCGCTTCAGGTCTGTCGCAACAACTCAACATCAGCCGAAGTTATTTCAGTCAATGTTTCAAAGATCTGATGGGTAGAACCTTTAATGAGTACTCCCGATATATCCGGGTAGAGAAGTCCAAGGAGTATTTGCTCAATACAAATAATACGATTTTCTGGATTGCGGAGCGAGTGGGGTATACGGATGAAAAGTATTTCAGCCGCATTTTCCGCGAACTGACAGGTCTGCTGCCGAGCGAATATCGGCAGCTGGGTAGAGGAAATAAATAG